Proteins encoded in a region of the Acipenser ruthenus chromosome 43, fAciRut3.2 maternal haplotype, whole genome shotgun sequence genome:
- the LOC131709367 gene encoding zinc finger protein 79-like: MSAVKRENETLKLRLEISESELKAVRGCINAAHADIKQPFIFQDPIESHAIPESEAQEGPKIEAVYTQEESFEQEWCASLIQVTGLPCVKDEDVPEQECVPIKEEFIEQECVSIAEEHPTENNVCTLEENTKLGSNLCDDSPSGCDLGFGASKVDEGEHDSTPSPQCKNSSRGKPQSKKHRETTPQEEYVKTLRTHSVTIPSLQDRHPLTVESTETPHSACFNNSETQGSLKTLPHSIKDGKSSCQLDIPETHKGNPTGGTTCSWADCGKSFNHISLLKRHQRIHTGEKPSHIQTSDKSFTQLGNLNSHQHINIGEKPHHCDVCGKRFSHLRDLKRHHTIHTGEKPYHCPVCGKRFSHIGNLKKHKAIHTGEKPYHCTECGKRFSQLGNFKIHQRIHTGEKPYHCAVCGKRFSQSGDLKRHHKIHTGEKPYHCDVCGKRFSLFGNLKGHHKIHTGEKPHHCPECGKTFSHIGNLKKHKAIHTGEKPHHCDV; the protein is encoded by the exons atgtctgcagtgaagagagagaatgaaactctgaagctgagattggaaatatcagagagcgagctgaaagccgtgcgagggtgtataaacgctgcacatgcagacattaaacagcctttcatatttcaag atcccattgagagccacgctatccctgaatctgaagcacaggaagggccaaagatagaagcagtttacacacaagaggagtcctttgagcaggagtggtgtgcaagtctaatacAGGTTACAGGGCtgccatgtgttaaagatgaagacgtccctgaacaggaatgtgttcctattaaagaggaattcatagaacaggaatgtgtctccATCGCAGAGGAAcatcctactgaaaataatgtctgtacacttgaggagaacaccaagctgggatccaacctgtgtgatgattcTCCATCTGGATGTGATCTGGGATTTggag cttctaaagtagatgaaggagaacacgactccactccatcaccccagtgcaaaaactcttctagaggcaaaccacagagcaagaaacacagagaaacgacaccccaagaagagtatgtgaagacattgagaactcactcagttacaatcccttctttacaagacagacacccacttactgtggagagtacagagacgccACATTCTGCATGTTTTAACAATTCAGAAACCCAGGGCAgcttgaagaccttgcctcattctattaaagatgggaagagttcctgtcaattagacattcctgaaactcacaagggaaatcccacaggaggCACTACGtgttcctgggctgattgtgggaagagtttcaatcatatatcactgcttaaaagacaccagcgcattcatacaggagagaaaccttcccacatacagaccagtgataagagtttcacacagttaggaaatcttAATTCACACCAGCACATTAAcataggagagaaacctcatcactgtgatgtttgtgggaagagattcagccatttaagagaccttaaaagacaccatacaattcacacaggagagaaaccttatcactgtcctgtttgtgggaagagattcagtcacataggaaaccttaaaaaacacaaggccattcacacaggagagaaaccttatcactgcactgagtgtgggaagagattcagtcagttaggaaactttaaaatccaccagcgcattcacacaggagagaaaccttatcactgtgctgtttgtgggaagagattcagccagtcTGGAGACCTTAAgagacaccataaaattcacacaggagagaaaccttatcactgtgatgtttgtgggaagagattcagcctgTTTGGAAACCTTAAAggacaccataaaattcacacaggagagaaacctcatcactgccctgagtgtgggaagacattcagtcacataggaaaccttaaaaaacacaaagccattcacacaggagagaaacctcatcactgtgatgtttga